In Mycolicibacterium lutetiense, the sequence TAGAGGGCCGCCGCGTCGCGGTGGGCCTGCCAGAATGCCGTCACCGGCAGCATCCACTGCCGCCCGCCGATGCGCTGCACCGCCTCGTACTCGCCCTCGACGACGCGCGTGGCATTCTTGGGAGTCCCCCCACGGCTGCCTTTACGGCCGGCCGCCTTGGGACCTGATTGCACGACGTGCCTGCGGCCGTCGGCGTCCAGCACGACATGTACATGCGAGCCCGGCGTCCAGCGCATCTCGGCCAGTCCGTCGATCAGCTCCGCCGGCAGTTGTCCGCAGCGCAGATCGGTGACCAACTCGGCGCTGTGGTAGCGGTGAAATCCGGCCCGACCGTCGGCGGAGGTGTCCAGCCGCACCCGGGTGCGCCAGCCGCGTACCTCACCGGCACCGACCGGTTCGGCCACCGCAGTCTGCTCATCACGCCAGGTGTATCCGCCCAGCCTGGCCAATTGGTTGGCCACCACCGAGCCCTTGAGCCGCCGCGCGGCACCCGGCTCGGCGAATGCCAGATCGCAACACCCGGCACCGTCGACGCCGGCGATCGAGCACAGCGGATCGATACGGTCCGGGGATGCCTCGATGACCTCGACAACCTCGGCGTGCCAATACGATCCGCGTTCGTCGAGCACCTTGGCCCGTACCGTCTCGCCGGGCAGGGCATAGCGGACGAACACCACCCGGCCATCGTGACGGGCCACGCAACTGCCGCCGTTGGCCGCCGGCCCCGTGGTCAGTGTCAGTTCGGTCATTCCAGGAACCCCCGACGTGCGTCGCCCGGGATGGCGCGAGGCTGTAGCGCCTTCAGCCGCTCCGACGAATTCAGTTGCCACGGAACGGATGTCACCATCACGTTGGGGATGAACAGCAGCCGGCCTTTGAGCCGCAGCGCACTCTGGTTGTGTAGCACCTGTTCCCACCAGCGCCCGACCACGTATTCCGGGATGAACACCGTCACCACGGTACGCGGAGATTCCTTGGTCACCCGTTTGACGTAATCGAGAACCGGCCGGGTGATCTCACGGTAAGGCGAGGCGATCACCTTCAACGGCACGCTGATGTCACTGTCCTCCCACTGGTGCACCAGGGCGCGGGTCTCGGCGTCGTCGACGCTGACCGTGATCGCCTCCAGCAGGTCCGGCCGGGTGGCACGGGCGTAGGCCAGCGCCCGCTTGGTCGGCAGATGCAGCTTCGAGACCAGGATCACGGCGTGGTTGCGGCTCGGCAAGACGATGTCACCCGCGTCCTCGTCCTCCTTCTCAAGCTCACGGGACACGGTGTCGTAGTGCTGGTGAATCATCTTCATCACGACAAACATCGCGGCCATCGCCAGGATGGCGATCCAGGCACCGGCGACGAACTTGGTGACCACCACTACCACCAGCACCGTGCCGGTGGCAGTCAGACCGATCGCGTTGATGACCCGGGACCGCATCATGCGCCGCCGCACCGCGGGATCGGTTTCGGTGCGCAACAACCGCGTCCAGTGCCGGACCATCCCGATCTGGCTGAGCGTGAACGATACGAACACCCCGACGATGTAGAGCTGGATCAGCGCGGTCGTCTCCGCGCGGAACGCCACCACGAAGGCGATCGCGGCAAGGGCGAGGAACAGGATGCCGTTCGAGAACGCCAGCCGGTCACCGCGGGTGTGTAGCTGGCGCGGCAGGAACCGGTCCTGGGCCAGGATCGACCCGAGCACCGGGAATCCATTGAAGGCCGTGTTGGCGGCAAGCATCAGGATCAGTGCGGTAACGAGTGCGATGAGAAAGAGACCCGGGCCGAAATTGTGGAAGACCGCATCGGCGAGCTGAGCGATCAAAGTCTTCTGGTGGTAGTCCGCCGGCGCACCGATCAGCTGTTCGTGAGGCCGCTCGGCAATCTGCACCCCGGTCGCCTTCGCCAACAGGATGATGCCCATGAACAACGACACGGCGATGACACCAAGTAGCAACAGGGTGGTGGCAGCGTTGCGCGACTTGGGCTTCCGGAACGCGGGTACACCGTTGCTGATCGCCTCGACACCGGTCAACGCCGCCGAACCGGATGAGAATGCCCGGGCCACCAGGAACACCAGTGCGAAGCCCAGCACCTCGCCGTGCTCGGGACGCATCTCGAAACCGGCGGATTCCGCGCGCAGCGGATGGCCCAGCACGTAGATCTGGAACAGACCCCAGCCCAGCATGATGTACATACCGACCATGAACGCATAGGTGGGGATGGCGAACGCCGTGCCCGACTCCCGCAGCCCGCGGAGGTTGAGCGACGCCAGGACGACGATCGCAATCACCGCGAACATCACCTTGTGCTGGGCGATGAACGGAATCGCCGAACCGATGTTCGACATCGCCGAGGACATCGACACCGCAACGGTCAGCACGTAATCCACCATCAGCGCGCTGGCCACCGTCAACCCCGCCGTGGGCCCGAGGTTTGTGGTGACGACTTCGTAATCGCCACCACCGGACGGATAGGCGTGCACGTTCTGCCGGTAGCTGGCGATCACGATGAACATCACAGCCGCCACCGCCAGGCCGATCCAGGGCGTGAGGGAATAGGCCGTCAGCCCGGCCACCGACAGCACCAGGAAGATCTCCTCCGGTGCGTAGGCCGTCGACGACAACGCATCGGAAGCGAACACCGGCAGGGCGATCCGTTTGGGCAACAGGGTGTGCGACAGCTTGTCGCTGCGGAACGGCCGCCCGAGGACCAGACGGCGCGTCGCCGTCGAAAGCTTGGACACGAGAGCCAAGACTAAGCCCGAAGGGGAAAAGTCGTCACAAAGCTGTAGCGTTCGAGTCCAACGGATGAGCGCAACAGCGCTCGTCTGCCACCGGAAAGGACCGTCGGGTGCGTGTAGTCGTCATGGGATGCGGCCGGGTGGGCGCCTCCCTCGCAGACAGCCTGGCCCACATCGGCCACGAGGTCGCGGTCATCGACCGCGACAGCACCGCGTTCCACCGGCTCTCGCCCGAGTTCACCGGTGAGCGTGTGCTGGGCATGGGCTTCGACCGCGATGTGCTGCTGCGTGCCGGCATCGAGGAGGCCGGTGCGTTCGCCGCGGTGTCCTCCGGTGACAACTCCAACATCATCTCGGCCCGGGTGGCCCGCGAGACGTTCGGTGTCGAGCGCGTGGTCGCGCGTATCTACGACGCCAAGCGTGCCGCGGTCTACGAGCGGCTGGGCATCCCCACCGTGGCCACCGTGCCGTGGACCACCGATCGTCTGCTCAACGTGCTGACCAAGGAGACCGAGACCACCAAGTGGCGGGACCCGTCCGGAAACGTGGGCGTGGCCGAACTTCCGCTGCACCAGGATTGGGCCGGGCATCTCGTCACCGACCTGGAGGCGGCCACCGGCGGCCGGGTGGCCTTCATAATCCGGTTCGGCAGCGGTTACCTGCCCGAGCACAAGACCGTGATCCAAGCCGGCGATCAGGTGTACATCGCCGCGGTATCCGGGCACATCGCCGAGGCGCTGGCCATCGCGGCACTGCCACCGAGCGAAGACCTGGAGTCCCACTGATGAAAGTTGCGATCGCCGGGGCCGGCGCCGTGGGCCGCTCCATTGCCCGCGAACTGCTCGAGAACAACCACGACGTGACGCTGCTGGAGCGCAACCCCGGTCACATCGACGCCGACGCCATTCCGGCCGCGCACTGGCGGCTGGGCGATGCCTGCGAGCTCAGCGTGATGGAGTCGATCAAGCTCGAGGAATTCGATGTGGTGATCGCCGCGACCGGCGACGACAAGGTCAACGTCGTGGTCAGCCTGTTGGCCAAGACCGAATTCACGGTTCCGCGCGTGGTGGCCCGCGTCAACGATCCCCGCAATGAGTGGCTGTTCGACGAGAACTGGGGTGTGGACGTGGCGGTGTCGACGCCGCGCATGCTCGCCTCGCTCGTCGAGGAGGCCGTCGCGGTCGGCGATCTGGTGCGCCTGATGGAGTTCCGCAAGGGACAGGCCAACCTGGTCGAGATCACCCTGCCCGACGACACCCCGTGGGGCGGCAAGCCCGTCAAGCGGCTCGAGCTGCCCCGGGACACCGCACTCGTGACAATCCTGCGCGGAGCCAGGGTGATCGTGCCCGAATCCGACGACCCGCTCGAGGGTGGGGACGAACTGCTGTTCGTTGCCATCACCGAGTCCGAGGACGAACTGCGCGAGCTGCTGCTGCGTCCCGCGCCGCGTTAGATCTCAGTCGGCGCTCTGCGCCGCATCCTGAGCGTGCACGGCGCGCTGGGCGGCCCTGATGGCCAGATACGTCACCAGTGCGGCCACGGCCGTCAGCGGCCAGCCCATCGCGATACGTGCGAAACCCAACCAGCCGGTCTGGTCCGAGTCGTACAAATACTGCTGCACCAGAAACCGAGACCCGAACACCGCAACCCAGGTGAGGGTGGCGATGTCGAATGCCACCACCGCCTGTCGGACGTCGCGCCAGGCCCGGTCGTGCGAATTCACCCAACCCCAGATGTAGCCGACCACCGGGCGCCGGATGATCACCGATACCCCGAACAGCACTGCGTACACCAGCGAGCTCCAGATGCCAAGCAGGAAATAGCCTTTCGACTCCCCCACCACGTACGCGATCAGGGCGCTGACGCCCACCGCGAAGAATCCCGACACCGCGGGCTGGACGGATTCGCGGCGGATCAACCGCCAGATCAGGATCAGTGTCGCCACGCCGAGCGCGGCGGCAATCGCCGGCATCAGGCCGAACGTCGTGGACACCGGAACGAACACCACCACCGGCAACGACGAATAGATCAGGCCGCTGATGCCACCCATCTGGTCCAGCACCGCACGTCCGCCGCCATGGGCAGGGGTCAGCGCCGGGTCATTCTCGGGGGGTTCAGGTGCGTTGCCTGTGTCCTTTTCGGGCTGGCTCACTTCTGAATTTCGTACCGGGGGTTGTAAATCGCCTTGGTGCCGTTCTCCAACTTGCCCACCCGGCCGTGCACCCTCAGGGTGCACCCGGATTCGATACCCGGAATGCGGCGCTGTCCCAGCCACACCAACAACACCGTGTCGGTACCGTCGAACAACTCGGCTTTGATGCCGCCGGAACAGCCCTTGCCGTTACATTCCACGCTGCGCAGAGTGCCGACCATCGTGACTTCTTGGCCACGTCGGGCGTCGATCGCCTTCAGCGCGCCGGTATTGGCGGCCTCGTCGCTGAGCTCTTCGACATCAAGCTGTTCGGGGTCTTCTGTCAGGCGTCGCGTAAGTCGGCGCAGATACCCTTCGGCCGTAGCCATGGCCTCTCCTGACCTTCTGCGGATCCACTGTGAATCCGCCCAACCAACGCCACCGTAGACCTCTTGTGCACCGAATGCCACGTGGGGTGCGGGTCGGCACGCCGACGATTTGACGGGGCAGGCACGATCGTGTGATGAGCGTCATTCTGCGCGGCGTCCCAACCGTTCTCCTGCCTGGCACCGGGTCCGACGACAACTACGTCTACCGGGCATTTTCGGATGCCTTGCATGATGCAGGCGCGCTGGTGGTGACACCGCCGCCGACTCCGGACCGGCTCGTCGAGGGCTATCTGCGGGCACTGGACGACGCCGCCCGGTCGGGCCCCATCGCGGTCGGCGGGGTGTCCATCGGCGCTGTCGTGGCAGCGCGGTGGGCATTGGATCATCCCGGCCGGGCCGTGGCGGTACTGGCCGCCCTGCCGCCCTGGACCGGCAGCTCCCAGCATGCCCCCGCCGCGCTGTTGGCCCGCCAGTCGGCGGATCTGCTGCGCCGCGACGGACTGGCGGCCACAGTGGCGCAGATGCGGGCCTCCAGCCCGCCGTGGCTGGCCGACGAACTGGCCCGTTCCTGGGTCTGTCAGTGGCCCACGCTGCCCGACGCGATGGAGGAAGCGGCCGGTTACCGCGCACCCGGCAGTGGCGAACTCGAACAACTTCGGGTGCCGATGGGTGTCGCGGTGGCGACCGACGATCCCGTGCATCCGGCCGAGGTCGGCTACGAATGGGTGGCCGCAGCGCCGCAGGCAGCGCTGCGCTCGGTCACGCTCGAACAGATGGGGCGTGACACCGGCGTCTTGGGGGCCGCGTGCGTGGCAGCGCTGCTGGAGGCCGCCAGCGATACCGTCGCGACCTGAGGTGCTGCCCTACTAGCCGCCGGTGATGGTGCGCAGCTGCTGCATCGCCGAGCCCTGCACGCTGCGCCGCGCCACCGGCTCGGCCGGCGGCTGGTCCTGCGGTTGGTCCGGCGCCGCAGCGGCGAGCTGCTGGGCAGCCTGCTGCGCCGCGGCCTGTTGCGCCGCGGCGCGAAGTTGGGCTGCCATCGGCTCGGGTAGCTCCACCTGCAGCGGCGTGCGCACCGGCAGCGGAGTTTCCCCGCGACGGATCACGGTGTCGGCCAATGCGGTCCGCGCCTCGGCAGCGAGCGCATCGATGGTTTCGGGAGCACCGTTGACCACACACCGCACCATCCAGCGGTAGCCGTCGACACCGATGAAGCGCACCACGCCGCCGTTACCCGCGCCGACTACCTCGCGACCCCACGGGCCGTCCTGGATGGCCACCGAGCTGGCGTCCTTGCGCAGCGACTCGGCGAGCTCACCGGCCACCTCACGCCACAGGCCGGCGCTCTTGGGTGCGGCGTAGGCGGCGATCGTGAACCGCCCGTTGGGGGTCACCACCCACACCGCGCTCGGGGCCCCGGCCTCGTTGAGCTCAACCTGCACCTGGCCGCCGTCGGGCATGGGAATCAGCACCGAGCCGAGATCGAGCCGACCCTGCACCGCGACGGCGGGGTCGTCGAAGTCCTCGACCTCGAACGGGCCCCGGTCGTCGTCGGCCTTGTCTTCCGGCGCCGACTGCTCAACCTGCTCTTCGTCGTTCTGATCAGCCGTGTCATCAGCTGCATCGTTCTTGCGTTTTCCGAATGCCATCACAAACTCGCATGTCCGCCGGAGGAACCGTGGCCACCGTCGCCACGGGAGGTGTCAGCCAGGCCGGCCTCGTCGAACGAGGTCACCTCAACCAACTCGGGCAGTTCTACCCGCTGAACCAACAGCTGGGCAATCCGGTCACCCCGATTGATCACGATCGGCGTGACCGGATCGAGGTTGATCAGCGAGATCTTGATCTCGCCGCGGTAGCCGGCGTCGACGGTGCCCGGACTGTTGACGATCGAAAGGCCCACGCGTGCAGCCAAACCCGATCGCGGGTGGATCAGGCCCACCATTCCGTGCGGGATGGCCACGGCGAGGCCGGTGGGCACGAGCTCCCGCTGCCCGGGGGCCAGCTCGACATCGCGCGCGCTGTAGAGGTCTACGCCCGCGTCACCATCGTGCGCCCGCGTAGGCATCGGTAGTTCGCGGTCCAATCGGACGACCGCCAGAGAGGTGGACACGACGTCACAGATTACTCTGAGCCCCGTGTCAGACACGCGCGCAACTGCCCAAAACGTTCACTACCGCGAACGTTTGTGGGTTCCGTGGTGGTGGTCGCTGCCCGCTGCGGTGCTGGCAGGGGTGATCGCATTCGAGATCACCCTGGCCGCCCCGGCCATTCCGGCGTGGTTGCCTTACGCGCTGCTCTTCGGCGTGGCGGCGGCCGTGCTGATGTGGTTCAGCAAGACCGAATTGAAGGTGATCCGCGACAGCGGGGGCGACGCCGAGTTGTGGGTCGGTGACGCGCACCTGCCGACGAGCGTCATCTCCCGCACCGCGGAGGTGCCGCGGTCAGCGAAAACGGCCGCGCTGGGGCGCCAGCTCGATCCCGCTGCCTACGTCGTGCACCGGGCCTGGGTGGGCCCGATGATCCTGGTGGTGCTCGAAGATCCGGACGACCCCACCCCGTACTGGTTGATCAGTTCGAGGTATCCGGATCGCGTCCTGGCCGCGATCCGCGGCTGAGCCGCGAATCAGGCGGCGCAGTCCGTGCAGATCATCACGCCGTTCTTCTCGCTTGCCAGCCGGCTCCGGTGGTGCACCAGAAAACAGCTGGAGCACGTGAACTCGTCGGCCTGCTTCGGAACCACCCGGACGGACAGTTCCTCGCCGGACAAGTCTGCCCCCGGCAGCTCGAACGACTCGGCCGATTCCGTTTCGTCAACGTCCACCACGGCGGACTGCGCCTCGTTGCGGCGCGCTTTGAGCTCCTCGAGTGAGTCCTCAGAAACCTCGTCTGCTTCGGAACGCCGCGGGGCGTCGTAGTCGGTAGCCATCGTATGTGTCCCCTCCCTTACCCTGCAGCAGAGCTTTGTACCAGCGTCGAACGCATTCCCCAAATGATTCGTGCCCGTATTGCCACGTGTTTCAGTGTGATTTACATCACACTACCGTCTGAGCTCTGCTGTAACAGCAGACTCGATTGCGCTTAGAGTGCTCGTGTGGTCGCACAAATCACCGATGGCACCGCCTTCGACCGGCACGGTCGACCGTTCCATCGGCGCAGTTTCGTTCCCGGCATTGTGCTGTTCGTCGCACTTGCGGTGGTGACGATGATCGTGTGGATCATCGCGCTCAACCAGCCGACCGATGTGCACGAGGCCGCGGTGTGCAACCCGCCGCCCGCCAGCGATCCGGCAGCCCCCAAACTCGGCGAGCAGGTGGCCTTCTCGGCGATGACCGACGTCACGCCTGCACCACTGGCCGAGACCAGGATCCGGGTGCTCAACGCCAGCGGCCAGGGCGGCCAGGCCGGCGAGGTGGCCGGTGCGCTGCGCGATCTGGGCTTTGCCCAACCCGAGGCCGCGAATGACCCGATCTACGCCAACACACGGCTGGAATGCCACGGCCAGATCCGGTTCGGCCCGTCCGGCCGCACCGCCGCCGCCGCGGTATGGCTGGTGGCTCCGTGCACCGAATTGTTCCAGGACGAAAGGCCCGACGCCACGGTCGATCTGGCACTGGGCACCGAGTTCAGTGAACTCGCCAGCAACGACGACATCAAGGCCGTGCTGGCCAGCCTGCGACCCGACGCCACCGCACCATCGGATTCCGCGCTGCTGTCAAAGATCCATACCGGCGCCTGCTAGCGCGGCACGCAGATCGTCGGCGATGCCCGGCGCCGATGCCGCCGCGTACTCGGCGCCGGGAGCGCTCGGCAACCACACCGTCGCGCCGGCCTCGGCCGCGATCAGGGCCGCCGCAGCCCAATCCCAGACCTGGACACCGTCTTCGTAATAGGCGTCCAACCTGCCGGCAGCAACCATGCACAGGTCGAGCGCACACGAGCCGATGCGGCGCACGTCACGCACGGCGGGCAGAACCCGGGCCAGCACGCCGGCCTGCCGCGCGCGCCGGACGGGGTCATAGGCGAATCCGGTACCCAACAGCGCCATCGACAATTCCCCGACGGCACTGCACCGCAGCGGGGTCCGCACCCCGGCCCGCACCACCTCGGCGCCGTACCCCAGGGCAGCCGAGTACACCTCACCGGCAGGCACATTGGCGACGGCTCCGGCCACCGACCGGCCGTCGTACTGCGCGGCCACCGACACCGCATAGGCCGGGATTCCGTAGACGAAATTCACCGTGCCGTCGATCGGATCGAGCACCCAACTCAGTCCGTCACGGCCCTCCCGCTGACCGCCTTCCTCCTCCCCCAGAATCGCCTCTGACGGCCGCAACCCGGCCAGCCGCTCACGCAGCCACCGTTCGGTTTCGGTGTCGACGATCGTGACGGGATCGGTCGGGGTGCTCTTAGATCTGACAGTCCGCGCATCGTCACGTAGCCGGGCGCCGTCGGAGCTCGCGACGGCGCCGAAAACCTCGGCACGCCGGCGCGCGACGAATTCTGCGGCTTCGGTGGCGAGTTGCTCGGCCACCACCCTCAGAGCGGGCGCATCGAAACGGTTGTCGGTCACGGCTCTATCGCAACACCTTCTGACCGAAAAGTCGCTTCCGGGGGGATGTCGGACCGCAGGCACGAGCGTTGGCGAACTACTAGGGTGGGGGCGCGCCCTGGTTTGTCCCGCACCCTGTCCCGCAAAGGAGCACCCATGACCGCGTCCGATGCGCCCGCGGCAGATCCGGATCGCACCGCAGCCCCCCAGCACCGCGGATTCGGTGTCGACGTCGGGGGCAGCGGCATCAAGGGCGGCATCGTCGACCTCGACACCGGACAACTCGTCGGCGAGCGGTTCAAACTCGACACGCCGCAGCCGGCCACC encodes:
- a CDS encoding class I SAM-dependent RNA methyltransferase, with translation MTELTLTTGPAANGGSCVARHDGRVVFVRYALPGETVRAKVLDERGSYWHAEVVEVIEASPDRIDPLCSIAGVDGAGCCDLAFAEPGAARRLKGSVVANQLARLGGYTWRDEQTAVAEPVGAGEVRGWRTRVRLDTSADGRAGFHRYHSAELVTDLRCGQLPAELIDGLAEMRWTPGSHVHVVLDADGRRHVVQSGPKAAGRKGSRGGTPKNATRVVEGEYEAVQRIGGRQWMLPVTAFWQAHRDAAALYSGLVADWSGLQPGMTAWDLYGGAGVFAAALAEQVGPDGQVLTVDTSRGASRAARSALADLPWVSVVTDSVRRALSAQSGRADVVVLDPPRTGAGREVIDALAATEVPRVIHIGCEAASFARDVGLYLRHGYTVEELRVFDSFPLTHHVECIAVLTR
- a CDS encoding APC family permease, which gives rise to MALVSKLSTATRRLVLGRPFRSDKLSHTLLPKRIALPVFASDALSSTAYAPEEIFLVLSVAGLTAYSLTPWIGLAVAAVMFIVIASYRQNVHAYPSGGGDYEVVTTNLGPTAGLTVASALMVDYVLTVAVSMSSAMSNIGSAIPFIAQHKVMFAVIAIVVLASLNLRGLRESGTAFAIPTYAFMVGMYIMLGWGLFQIYVLGHPLRAESAGFEMRPEHGEVLGFALVFLVARAFSSGSAALTGVEAISNGVPAFRKPKSRNAATTLLLLGVIAVSLFMGIILLAKATGVQIAERPHEQLIGAPADYHQKTLIAQLADAVFHNFGPGLFLIALVTALILMLAANTAFNGFPVLGSILAQDRFLPRQLHTRGDRLAFSNGILFLALAAIAFVVAFRAETTALIQLYIVGVFVSFTLSQIGMVRHWTRLLRTETDPAVRRRMMRSRVINAIGLTATGTVLVVVVVTKFVAGAWIAILAMAAMFVVMKMIHQHYDTVSRELEKEDEDAGDIVLPSRNHAVILVSKLHLPTKRALAYARATRPDLLEAITVSVDDAETRALVHQWEDSDISVPLKVIASPYREITRPVLDYVKRVTKESPRTVVTVFIPEYVVGRWWEQVLHNQSALRLKGRLLFIPNVMVTSVPWQLNSSERLKALQPRAIPGDARRGFLE
- a CDS encoding potassium channel family protein; this encodes MRVVVMGCGRVGASLADSLAHIGHEVAVIDRDSTAFHRLSPEFTGERVLGMGFDRDVLLRAGIEEAGAFAAVSSGDNSNIISARVARETFGVERVVARIYDAKRAAVYERLGIPTVATVPWTTDRLLNVLTKETETTKWRDPSGNVGVAELPLHQDWAGHLVTDLEAATGGRVAFIIRFGSGYLPEHKTVIQAGDQVYIAAVSGHIAEALAIAALPPSEDLESH
- a CDS encoding potassium channel family protein; this encodes MKVAIAGAGAVGRSIARELLENNHDVTLLERNPGHIDADAIPAAHWRLGDACELSVMESIKLEEFDVVIAATGDDKVNVVVSLLAKTEFTVPRVVARVNDPRNEWLFDENWGVDVAVSTPRMLASLVEEAVAVGDLVRLMEFRKGQANLVEITLPDDTPWGGKPVKRLELPRDTALVTILRGARVIVPESDDPLEGGDELLFVAITESEDELRELLLRPAPR
- a CDS encoding DUF3159 domain-containing protein, translating into MTPAHGGGRAVLDQMGGISGLIYSSLPVVVFVPVSTTFGLMPAIAAALGVATLILIWRLIRRESVQPAVSGFFAVGVSALIAYVVGESKGYFLLGIWSSLVYAVLFGVSVIIRRPVVGYIWGWVNSHDRAWRDVRQAVVAFDIATLTWVAVFGSRFLVQQYLYDSDQTGWLGFARIAMGWPLTAVAALVTYLAIRAAQRAVHAQDAAQSAD
- a CDS encoding OB-fold nucleic acid binding domain-containing protein, with the translated sequence MATAEGYLRRLTRRLTEDPEQLDVEELSDEAANTGALKAIDARRGQEVTMVGTLRSVECNGKGCSGGIKAELFDGTDTVLLVWLGQRRIPGIESGCTLRVHGRVGKLENGTKAIYNPRYEIQK
- a CDS encoding alpha/beta fold hydrolase — its product is MSVILRGVPTVLLPGTGSDDNYVYRAFSDALHDAGALVVTPPPTPDRLVEGYLRALDDAARSGPIAVGGVSIGAVVAARWALDHPGRAVAVLAALPPWTGSSQHAPAALLARQSADLLRRDGLAATVAQMRASSPPWLADELARSWVCQWPTLPDAMEEAAGYRAPGSGELEQLRVPMGVAVATDDPVHPAEVGYEWVAAAPQAALRSVTLEQMGRDTGVLGAACVAALLEAASDTVAT
- a CDS encoding DUF3710 domain-containing protein — translated: MAFGKRKNDAADDTADQNDEEQVEQSAPEDKADDDRGPFEVEDFDDPAVAVQGRLDLGSVLIPMPDGGQVQVELNEAGAPSAVWVVTPNGRFTIAAYAAPKSAGLWREVAGELAESLRKDASSVAIQDGPWGREVVGAGNGGVVRFIGVDGYRWMVRCVVNGAPETIDALAAEARTALADTVIRRGETPLPVRTPLQVELPEPMAAQLRAAAQQAAAQQAAQQLAAAAPDQPQDQPPAEPVARRSVQGSAMQQLRTITGG
- the dut gene encoding dUTP diphosphatase produces the protein MSTSLAVVRLDRELPMPTRAHDGDAGVDLYSARDVELAPGQRELVPTGLAVAIPHGMVGLIHPRSGLAARVGLSIVNSPGTVDAGYRGEIKISLINLDPVTPIVINRGDRIAQLLVQRVELPELVEVTSFDEAGLADTSRGDGGHGSSGGHASL
- a CDS encoding DUF3093 domain-containing protein; amino-acid sequence: MSDTRATAQNVHYRERLWVPWWWSLPAAVLAGVIAFEITLAAPAIPAWLPYALLFGVAAAVLMWFSKTELKVIRDSGGDAELWVGDAHLPTSVISRTAEVPRSAKTAALGRQLDPAAYVVHRAWVGPMILVVLEDPDDPTPYWLISSRYPDRVLAAIRG
- a CDS encoding DUF4193 domain-containing protein translates to MATDYDAPRRSEADEVSEDSLEELKARRNEAQSAVVDVDETESAESFELPGADLSGEELSVRVVPKQADEFTCSSCFLVHHRSRLASEKNGVMICTDCAA
- the cei gene encoding envelope integrity protein Cei, with translation MVAQITDGTAFDRHGRPFHRRSFVPGIVLFVALAVVTMIVWIIALNQPTDVHEAAVCNPPPASDPAAPKLGEQVAFSAMTDVTPAPLAETRIRVLNASGQGGQAGEVAGALRDLGFAQPEAANDPIYANTRLECHGQIRFGPSGRTAAAAVWLVAPCTELFQDERPDATVDLALGTEFSELASNDDIKAVLASLRPDATAPSDSALLSKIHTGAC
- a CDS encoding inositol monophosphatase family protein codes for the protein MTDNRFDAPALRVVAEQLATEAAEFVARRRAEVFGAVASSDGARLRDDARTVRSKSTPTDPVTIVDTETERWLRERLAGLRPSEAILGEEEGGQREGRDGLSWVLDPIDGTVNFVYGIPAYAVSVAAQYDGRSVAGAVANVPAGEVYSAALGYGAEVVRAGVRTPLRCSAVGELSMALLGTGFAYDPVRRARQAGVLARVLPAVRDVRRIGSCALDLCMVAAGRLDAYYEDGVQVWDWAAAALIAAEAGATVWLPSAPGAEYAAASAPGIADDLRAALAGAGMDL